TGATCTTCCTGCTGATGGCCGCGCACGACACCTCGACCATCACGGTGTCGACCGTCATGCAGCAGCTCGGGCAGCACCCCGAGTGGCAGGAGCGGTGCCGCGCCGAGGCGCTGGCCCTGCCGGAGAACCCCACGCTGGCCGACCTCGACGGGCTCGTCGCGATCGACCTGGTGATGAAGGAGAGCCTGCGCCTGGTGCCGCCGGTGCCGGTGCTCGCCCGCAAGACCGTCAAGGAGACCGAGATCCTCGGTCACACCATCCCGGCCGACCGGCTCGTCGCCGTGATGGTCCACCTCTCCCACCACATGGCCGAGCTGTGGGAGGACCCCGAACGGTTCGACCCCGAGCGGTTCGCCGACGACCGGCGCGAGGACAAGGTGCACCGCTACGCGTGGGAGCCCTTCGGCGGCGGTGTGCACAAGTGCATCGGCCTGTTCTTCGCGGGCGCCGAGGTCAAGACGATCCTGGTGCACCTGCTGCGCGAGTTCGAGTGGACCGTCGACGCCGACTACCGCGCCCCCATGAGCTACACGTCCCTGCCGTTCCCCAAGGACGGTCAACCCGTCCACCTCACCCGCCGCTGAACCCAGGAGCCCCCATGTCCCGATCCCTTCGCAACCAGCTCGTCGTCATCACCGGGGCCGGTCGCGGCATCGGCCTGTCCACGGCCCGCCACTTCGTCGCCGCCGGCGCCCAGGTCGTCATCGGCGACCTCGACGACGACGTCGCCGCCAAGGCCGCGGCCCAGGTCGGCGGCGGGACGGTCGGCCTGACCGTCGACGTCTCCGACCGGGCCTCGTATGCCGCGTTCATCGACCGGGCCAGGGCGGTCGGCACGATCGACATCCTGGTCAACAACGCGGGCATCATGCCGCTCGCGCCCCTGACCGAGGAGTCCGACGAGGCCACCGACCGCATCATCGACGTGAACCTGCGCGGTGTCATCACCGGGACGAAGCTCGTGGTCCCGCAGATGATCCAGCGCGGGCACGGCCACGTCATCAACATCGCGTCGGCCGTCGGCCGCATCGCGGTGGCGAACGGGGCCACGTACAGCGCGAGCAAGTACGCCGTGGTCGGGTTCTCCGAGGCGATGCGCTCGGAGCTCCAGCCGCACGGCGTGGACGTGTCCTGCATCCTGCCGACCGTCGTCGCGACCGAGCTCGCGGCGGGCGTCTCGGCGACCAAGGGCATGCGCGCCGCCCAGCCGGACGACGTGGCCAAGGCCGTGGTGCGCGTCGCGCAGAAGCCGCAGTTCGAGACCTGGGTGCCGCGGCACAGCAAGGGCATCTTCTACTCCAGCAACGCGCTGCCCCGCCGCCTGAAGGATGCGCTGGGGCACGCGATCGGCGCCGACCGCGCGTTGAGCGACGTCGACGCCGACGCCCGGGCCGAGTACGAGCGGCGCGCGGCCCGCCCGTAGGTCCAGGTCCCTAGTCGGGGAGCCGCAGCTCCGCGGCCTCCTGGGTCGCCGTCGCCACGGCGTCCAGGAGGCCCTCGACGCTCGTGGCCTGCAGCAGCGACACCTGGTCGTACGCGCCGACCGGTGCGATCGCGGCCAGCTGCCACAACGCGGCGAGGGGCTCGTCGGCCAGCCCGATCGTCGAGGACCAGCGCTGCTCCTCGAACTCGCTGATCCGCGCCATCGTCACGCGGACCAGCTCCTCGACCTCGTCCCGGCGGTCGCGCCACTGCTCATCCCACTCCAGGGCGGGGAGCAGGCGCACCAGTGCGCGGGGGTAGGGGTCGTCCGGCAGCCACTCGACGACCTCGAACCGCCGACCGCCCTGGGCGACGAGTGACACGAACCCGTCCGCGGGACCGACCTCGACGACCTGGGCGACCGTGCCGGTGGAGAACCGCTGCTCACCGCCGCCGACCTCGTGACCGCGCTCGATCAGGACGACACCGAACTCGGCCGACTCCCGGGCGAGGACGTCCTGGAGCATCTGCAGGTAGCGGTCCTCGAAGACCCGCAGGGGCAGGGGCATCGCCGGGAACAGGACGGACCCGAGCGGGAACATCGAAAGCTCGACGAGATCCTGCACGGCGTCAGGCCAGCGCCTCGACGACCGACCGGTCGGCGTGGTGGCGGCCGCGGGGGACGATCATCGGCGTGCCGCTGACCGGGTCGGGCACCACGTCGCACGCGAGGCCGAAGACCTCGGTCACGACCGCGGCGTCGATGACGTCGCGGGGGGCGCCCTCGGCCAGGATCGAGCCCTTCTTCATCGCGATGATGTGGTCGGCGTAGCGGCAGGCGAGGTTGAGGTCGTGCAGCACCAGGACGATCGTCTTGCCGGACTCGCGGTTCAGGTCGGTCAGCAGATCGAGCAGCTCGACCTGGTGGTTGATGTCCAGGAACGTCGTCGGCTCGTCCAGCAGCAGCAGGTCCGTGTCCTGCGCCAGGGCCATCGCGACCCACACCCGCTGGCGCTGACCGCCGGACAGCTCGGAGAGGGCCCGGCCCTCCAGGTCGGTCGTCCCGGTCGCCGCCAGCGCCGCGGCCACCGCGTGGTCGTCCTCCGCGCTCCAGCGCCGGAACCAGCCCTGGTGCGGGTAGCGACCGCGTCCCACGAGGTCGCCGACCGTGATGCCGTCGGGGGCGACCGGTGACTGCGGCAGCAGGCCGAGGACCCGGGCCACGTCCGCGCTCTTCATGTCGTGCAGCGACGTGCCGTCGAGGAGGACCTGCCCGGCGCGCGGGCGCAGCAGGCGGGCGAGACCGCGCAGCAGGGTCGACTTGCCGCACGCGTTGGCGCCGACGATCACCGTGATCTTGCCGTCGGGGATCTCGACGTCGAGGTCGGACACGATGTCGGAGTCGGCGTAGCCGAGGGTGAGGTGCTGGGCACGCAGGTCGTGGGAGGTCATCCGCCGCGTCCTTCCCGGTTGACGGTGGCGAGGAGCCAGATGAGGTAGGGGGCGCCGACCAGCCCGGTGATGACGCCGGTCGGCAGCGAGGTCGGCAGCAGCTGCTCCGACACGAGGTCCGCTGCCAGGACGATGATCGCGCCGACGAGACCGGCCGCGAGGACGCCGCCGGCGGGGCCGGTCAGCCGCTGGGCGATGGGGGCCGCGATGAGCGCCACGAACATGATGGGGCCCGCGACGGCGGTCGAGAAGCCGATGAGGACGATCGACACGGCGAGGAGCGCCAGTCGGCCGACCTCGACCCGGGAGCCGAGGGCCCTCGCTGTGTCGTCCCCCAGCTCGAGCGCGCGCAGGGGCCGCTCGAGGACCAGCGCGACCGGGACGAGGACGAGGAGCGCGACCAGGAGAGTGCGCAGCTCACCGGACCCGGCCTGGCCGACCGTGCCGACCAGCCACGTCATCGCCTCGCGCGCCTCGTAGAGATCGGCACGCGTGATGACGTAGCCGACGAGCGAGAGCAGCAGCTGGGAGACGCCGATGCCGATGAGGATGAACCGGTAGCCCGAGATCCCGTCCCGCCAGGCCAGCAGGTAGATCGCGAGCGCGGCCAGCAGGGCGCCGGCGAGGGCGGAGGCGGAGACCACCAGGCTCCCGGCACCGAACAGGACGATCGCCGTGACGGCGAACAGGCTCGCGCCGGACGACACGCCCACGAAGTCGGGCGAGGCCAGCGGGTTGCCCAGCAGCTTCTGGAACACGAAGCCCGAGATGCCGAGCGCCAGGCCGACGGCCAACGCCGCCGCTGCGGTCGGGAGCCGCAGGTCGCGGACGATGAAGTCGACCGCGGGGTCGTCGGTGAGCCGGAACGCCGAGCCGATCACGTCGAGCGGCGGGACGACGTAGTCGCCGACCATCATCGTCAGGACGAAGAGCGCGAACGCGACCACGGCCAGCGTCGCGGTCACGACGAGCGAGCGGCGGTGCCGGACCTGGCGGCCCGACCGGACCGTGGCGCGGGGCTGGAGGAGCGCGGTCATCACAGCTCCGCGAGGTTGCGGTAGCGGACGAGGGCGATGAAGGCGGGTGCGCCGAGGACGCCGAGGACCACACCGACCTGCAGCTCGCCGGGGGCGACCGCGACCCGGCCGAGGATGTCGGCCAGCAGCAGCACGGTCGGCGTCAGCAGCAGCGTGTAGGGCAGGATCCAGCGGTAGTCCGGGCCGCAGAGCAGGCGGGCGACGTGCGGCACGACCAGGCCGATGAAGACGATCGGGCCGCAGGCGGCGGTCGCCGCGCCGCACAGCACGGCGACGGTCGCGAACATCACGACCCGGGTCAGCCTGACCCGCTGGCCGAGGGCCAGCGCGAGGTCCTCGCCCAGGGCCAGGCCGTTGAGGGCGCGGCCGGTGCCCAGGGCCACGAGGAGCCCGACGAGCAGGAACGGGACGGTCTGCCAGAACACCGGGAAGTAGCGACCGGCCAGCGAGCCCACCTGCCAGAAGCGCAGCTCGTTGAGGGCCTCGACGTTGGTCATCACGATTGCGGAGGTGACCGACGTCAGGACCGCCGTGACGGCCGCTCCGGCGAGCGCCAGCTTGACCGGTGTCGCGCCCTCACGGCCGAGCGACGCGATGCCGTAGACCGTGACGGTCGCCAGCCCGGCTCCGGCGAACGCGAACCACACGTACGTGCTCACGTCCTGCGTGCCGAGGACCATGATCCCGAAGACGATGAAGGCCGCCGCGCCGGCGTTGATGCCCATGATCCCGGGGTCCGCGAGCGGGTTGCGGGTCACGCCCTGCAGGATCACGCCGCTCAGACCGAGTGCCGCGCCCGCGAACAGGCCGATCAGCGTGCGCGGCACCCGCATCTCGCGGATGACCGTCTCGGACGCCGACGACGGGTCGTAGTCGGTGAAGGCCCGCCAGATGGTCGCCAGCCCGACCCCGCGGGAGCCCAGCGTGATGCTGAAGAAGCAGACCACCGCGAGCACGCCCACCAGCACCAGCAGGCCGGTCGCCAGAGCAGTCCGCGAGCGGTGACGCGGTGCTGTCGGGACGGCAGCGGCCGACGGCTGGGTCAGGGTCATGTGCGGTGGGGCCGGCCTTTCGGGAGTCAACCTCTCCAGCGTAACTTAGGTATGCCTACCCAGACCACACGAGTGACGCGGTCGACGCGCTCGCCCGGGGGGCGCGGTGTTTCTGCCACCGAATGAGCCGGAGTCCCGCCGGCGCGGTGCGTACGCCTCCGTCTGGGCCGGAAACTCGCCGGCGCGGTGCGTACGCCACCGTACGAGGCGGAAATCGGCGTCAGAAGGTGGCAGAAGCACCGCACCCCCGGCAGACGGTGGCAGAAACACCGCGCCCCCGGGACCTCGCGGGTCCCGGGGGCGTGTGTCAGAGCTGGCTGGCGGTCAGGCGAACTTCTCGCCGTTCTTGGCCTTCTCGAGCAGCGACGCGGGCGGGGTGAACCGCTCGCCGTACTTCTGCGCGAGCTCCTGGGCGCGAGCCGTGAAGGCCTCGACGCCGATCGAGCCGTCCGCGGCCTCGTAGCCGTTGACGTACTGGATCGCACCGCCCTGCATGGCCGGGAAGCCGATGCCGAAGATCGAGCCGATGTTGGCGTCCTGGGTCGTGCGGAGCACGCCCTCGTCCAGGCACTTGATCGTCTCGAGGCTCATGATGAACGTCAGGCGCTCCTTGAGGTCCTCGAACGGCGGCTGCTCGTCCGCGACCGGGAACTTCTCGGCCAGGCCGCTCCACAGTCCCTGACGCTTGCCGTCGACGTACTCGTAGAAGCCGGCACCCTTGAGGCGGCTGGGGCGACCGATCTCGATCATCGTGTCGATGATGTCCTCGGCGGCGTTGGCCTCCCACGTGCCTCCGGCCTCCTCCACGGCGGCCTTCGACTCGTTGCGGATCTTGACCATGAGCTCCAGGTTGAGTTCGTCGCTCAGCTGCAGCACGGGGGCCGGGAAGCCGGCCTGCGTCGTGGCCCGCTCGATCGAGACCGGCGAGACGCCCTCGGCGAGCATGCCGATGCCCTCGTTGACGAACGTGCCGATGACGCGGCTGGTGAAGAAGCCACGGCTGTCGCCGACGACGATCGGCGTCTTCTTGATCGCCTTGGTGTAGTCGATGACGCGGGCGATGGCCTCGTCGGACGTCTTCTCACCCGCGATGATCTCGACCAGCGGCATCTTGTCGACCGGCGAGAAGAAGTGGATGCCGATGAAGTCCTCGGGACGCTCGACGCCGTCGGCCAGGATCGTGATGGGCAGCGTCGAGGTGTTCGAGCCGAGCAGGGCGTCGGGCTTGACGACCTTCTGCAGCTCGCCGAAGACCTCGTGCTTGAGCTTGACCGACTCGAAGACGGCCTCGATCACGAAGTCGCTGCCCTCGAGCGTCGCGTAGTTGTCCGTCGGCGTGATGCGGGCCAGCAGCTCGTCGGCCTTCTCCTGCGACAGGCGTCCACGGGAGACGGCCTTGTCGACCAGGTTCTGGCTGTACGACTTGCCCTTCTCGGCGGCCTCCATCGAGACGTCCTTGAGGACGACCTGGAAACCGGCCTTGGCCGAGACGTACGCGATGCCCGCGCCCATCATGCCGGCGCCGATGACCGCGATCTTCTCGGCCTTGGTGGGGGCGATGCCCTCGGGGCGGGACTTGCCCGCGTTGATCGCACCCAGGTCGAAGAAGAACGCCTGCGTCATGTTCTTGAACTGCTGGCCGACGATCAGCTGCACGAGGTAGCGCGACTCGATGCGGGTCGCGGTGTCGAAGTCGACCTGCGCGCCCTCGACCGCAGCGCTCATGATCGCGCGCGGCGCCTTGTAGAGCGCACCCTTGGTCTGCTTGCGCAGGTTGGCCGGGAAGGCCGGCAGGAACGCCGCGAGCTTGGGGTTGGACGGCAGTCCGCCCGGCATGCGGTAGCCCTTGCGGTCCCACGGCTGCGTGGCGGCCTCCTCGTTGGCCGCATTGGCCTCGATCCACGCCTTCGCGGCCGGGATCAGCTCGTCCTGCGACGCGACGAGCTCGTCGACGAGGCCCTCGGAGAGCGCCTTGGAGGGCTTGAGCTGCTGTCCCTGCAGGAGGAACTTCATCAGCGCGTCGGACAGGCCGAACATGCGGACGGTGCGCGTGACTCCACCGCCGCCGGGCAGCAGGCCGAGGGTCGCCTCGGGCAGGCCGATCGAGTAGCCGCCGTCGACCGCGATGCGGTGGTGCGCCGCGAGCGCGATCTCCAGTCCGCCGCCGAGGGCGGCGCCGTTGATCGCCGCGACGACGGGCTTGCCGGACGTCTCGAGCTGGCGGAGCGTCGCCTTGATGGCCTCGACGTTCGCGAACAGGGCCTCCGCGTCGGCCGGCGTCGCCTGGGTCATCAGCTTGAGGTCGCCTCCGGCGAAGAAGGTCTTCTTCGCCGAGGAGATGATGACGCCCTTGATCGAGTCGGCGTCCTCCGCGATCTCCTGGGTGAGCCGGTCGACGGCCGCGGCCATCGCATCGGTGTACGCCTGGTTCATCGTGTTGGCGCTCTGGTCGGGGTCGTCCAGGACGAGGTTGACGATGCCGTCCTCGACCTCGTAACGCACTGCTTCAGTCATGTGTGTGTTCTCTCTCGAAGGTGGGGACGGGTCAGCGGATGCGCTCGATGACGGTGGCGATGCCCATGCCGCCGCCGACGCAGAGGGTGGCCAGGCCGTAGCGCTGGTCACGACGCTCGAGCTCGTCGATGAGGGTGCTGATGAGCATCGCGCCGGTCGCACCCAGCGGGTGACCCATCGCGATCGATCCGCCGTTGACGTTGGTCTGGTCGTGCGGGTAGCCGCCCAGGTCCTTCATGAGGCGCAGCGCCACGGCGGCGAACGCCTCGTTGATCTCGAGCAGGTCGATGTCGCCGATGCTGAGGCCGGCACGCTCGAGCGCCTTCAGGCTGGCCGGGCCGGGGCCCGTCAGCATGATCGTGGGCTCGGAGCCGGAGACCGCGGCCGAGAGGATGCGGGCGCGCGGCGTGAGGCCGTGGCGCTCGCCGGCTGCTTCGCTGCCGACCAGGACGAGGCCGGCGCCGTCGACGATGCCCGACGAGTTGCCCGCGTGGTGGACGTGGTCGATCTTCTCGATCCAGTGGTACTTCTCCAGCGCGACGGAGTCGAAGCCGCCCTGGTCACCGATCTGCGCGAACGACGGGGGCAGCTTGCTGAGGCTCTCGACGGTCGTGCCCTCACGGACGAACTCGTCGTGGTCGAGGATCGTCAGGCCGGACGCGTCCTTGACCGGGATGACCGAGTTCTTGAAGTAGCCGTTCGCGATGGCCTTGGCGGCACGCGCCTGCGACTCGGCGGCGAATGCGTCGACGTCCTCACGGCTGTAGCCCTCGACCGTCGCGATGAGGTCGGCGCCGATGCCCTGGGGCACGAAGTCGGTGTCGAACGCGGTCTGCGGGTCCATGGCCCACGCGCCACCGTCGGAGGCCATGGGCACACGGCTCATGGACTCGACGCCACCGGCGAGGATCAGGTCCTCCCAGCCCGAGCGCACGCGCGCCGAGGCCTGGTTGACGGCCTCGAGGCCCGAGGCGCAGAAGCGGTTGAGCTGGACGCCGGCCACCGTGTCGGGCAGACCGGCCGCGAGGGCAGCAGTCTTGGCGATGTCGGCGCCCTGGTCGCCGACGGGCGACACGCAGCCGAGGACGACGTCCTCGATGCCGTCGGTGTCGAGCGTGGGGTTGCGCTTGCGGATCTCGTCGATCAGGCCGGTGACCAGCGAGATCGGCTTGACCTCGTGGAGCGACCCGGACTTCTTGCCGCGACCTCGCGGCGTGCGGATGGCGTCGTAGACGAAGGCCTCGGTCATAGGAAATGTCCTCGCAGAATCTGGTGGATGACGCGTCAGCAGAACTGACACGACTGATTGTGACACCAACACTGTCAATGTCAAAGGACCGGGGGTGTGTGACTCGCCTCCTCCGTCGGCAGGTGGCATAGGGTCAGCCCCATGACTCCCCCCGCCGAGACGATGAGCGTCGAGCAGCTGGCCTCGCGGGTCGGCATGTCGGTGCGCACGGTCCGGTTCTACGCCGGCCGCGGCCTCATCCCGCCGCCCCGCCGCGAGGGTCGCAACGGCTTCTACGGCCCCGACCACCTCGCCCGGCTCGAGCTGGTCAAGGAGCTCCAGGCCCACGGCTTCACGCTGTCGGCCATCGAGGGCTACCTCGAGAACATCCCGAACGACGCGACCCCCGAGCAGGTCGCGGTGCACCGCACGCTGCTCGCGCCGTGGATGGCCGACCGCCCGGAGGAGCTGGACCGGGCCGCCCTGGAGCTCCGGGCAGGCCGCGCCCTCAGCGACGACGACATCGAGATGCTCGTCGCCCTCGGCGTCGTCGAGCCGACGCCGACCGAGGACGTCTTCCGGGTCGCGCCGGCCCACCTCGCAGTGGGCATCCAGTTCATCGAGACCGACATGCCGATCGAGGTCGCGCACGCGTCGCGGCGCATCTTCGACGAGGCCGGCCGGGCCGTGGCCCGCGAGATCACCGAGGTCTTCCGCACGATGTGGTGGCCCGAGCTGCGCGCGTCGGGACGTCCGGTCGAGGACATCACGGCCCTGATCGAGCGGTTCAAGCCGCTGACGATCCAGGCGCTCGTCACCGCGTACGAGACCGCAGTCGACGAGTCCAAGCGGGAGACGGTCCGCCGCCGAGCCGAGAGCTGACGGCGGACCGCGGGCTCACAGGCCCATCGTGCGCCCGATGATCTCCTTCATGATCTCGGTCGTGCCGCCGTAGATCGTCTGGATCCGGCTGTCGGTGTACGCCTTGGAGATCGGGTACTCGCTCATGTAGCCGTAGCCGCCGTGCAGCTGCAGGCACTTGGCCGCGGCCCGGTTCTGCAGCTCGGTGGTCCACCACTTGCCCATCGCGGCTTCCTCGATCGTCAGCTCGCCCTTGGACAGCGCGACGATGCTCTTGTCGACGAACGCCTGACCGATCTGGACCTCGGTCTCGAGCTCGGCGAGCACGAAGCGCGAGTTCTGGAACGAGCCGATCGGCTTGCCGAACGCCTTGCGCTCCTTGACGTAGTCCAGCGTCATGTCGATGATCGCCCGGGTCGCGGCGATCGCGCCGACCGAGATCGCGAGACGCTCCTGCGGCAGCTTCTCCATCAGGTAGATGAAACCCTTGCCCTCCTCGCCGAGCAGGTTGTCGACCGGGACCCGCACGTTGTCGAAGAACAGCTCGGCGGTGTCCTGCGCCTTCAGGCCCATCTTGTCCAGGTTGCGGCCGCGCTCGAAGCCCTCCATGCCACGCTCCAGGACGATCAGGGAGACGCCCATCGCGCCGGCGTCCGGATCGGTCTTGACCGCGACGATCACCAGGTCGGCCAGGATGCCGTTGGAGATGAACGTCTTGGCGCCGTTGACGACGTAGTGGTCCCCGTCGCGCACCGCGGTGGTCGTGATGGCCTGCAGGTCCGAGCCCGTGCCGGGCTCCGTCATGGCGATCGCGGTGATCGTCTCGCCGGTGCAGAACTTCGGCAGCCAGCGCTGCTTCTGCTCCTCGGTGGCGTACGACAGGAGGTAGCCCGAGACCAGGTCGGTGTGCAGGACGAAGCCGACACCGCTCGCGCCGATGCGGATCATCTCCTCAGACATGATCGCGTTGAAGCGGAAGTCGTTCATGCCGCCTCCGCCGAACTCCTCGGGCATCATGAACCCGAGCAGGCCGAGCGCGCCCGCCTTCTCCCAGATCTCCCGCGGGACGATGCTGTCCTTCTCCCACTGGTCGTGGTGCGGGGCGATCTCCTTCTCGCAGAACGCCCGGACGGTGTCGCGGAACGCGTCGTGGTCGGCTTCGTAGATGCCTCGCTGCATGATGCCCTCTTCTTGGTTCTTAGTCGGCTTGGACGGCGACGCCGTCGGCGATGAGCTGGTCGACATCGGCGATGCCCCAGGCGTTGAGTGCTGCGGTGGTGCTGGCACCCGCCCGCTCGGGCGGGGTGGTCAAGGTGGCGGGCGTCGCGGAGAACCGGGGCGCCGGTGCGGGCTGGGTCAGGCCGTCCCGCTCGACGTACGTGCCGCGGGCGACGTTGTGCGGGTGCGTGTACGCCTCCTCGATGCTCAGCACCGGGGCGACGCACGCGTCGGTGCCGTCGAAGAGCTGCTCCCACTCGGCGCGGGTGCGCGAGGCGAACGTCTCGGTGAGCATCTGGCGCAGCTCGCCCCAGCGCGCGAAGTCGTACTGGCCCGGGGCGTCGGTGAGCCCGAGTCCCTCGATCAGCGCGGCGTAGAACTGCGGCTCGAGCGGCCCGACCGACATCCACTGGCCGTCCGACGTCTCGAACACGTCGTAGAACGGGGTGCCGGTGTCCAGCATGTTCGTGCCGCGGTGGTTGCTCCAGCTGCCGGACTGCTGCATCGCGACGATCATCGACATCAGGTGCGCGGTGCCGTCGGTGATCGCGGCGTCGATGACCTGGCCCTCGCCGGTCGCGCGGGCGTGCGTGAGGGCGGCGAGCACCCCGGTGACGAGGTACATCGAGCCGCCCGCGAAGTCGCCGACGAGGTTGAGCGGCACCTGAGGCGGGCCGCCCGCCCGGCCGATGGCGCCGAGGGCGCCGGCGACCGAGATGTAGTTGATGTCGTGCCCGGCGGTCTGGGCGAGGGGGCCGTCCTGTCCCCACCCGGTCATCCGGCCGTAGACCAGGCGCGGGTTGCGCGCGTGGCACTCCTGCGGACCCAGCCCGAGGCGCTCGGTGACGCCCGGGCGCAGTC
Above is a genomic segment from Aeromicrobium chenweiae containing:
- a CDS encoding SDR family oxidoreductase, coding for MSRSLRNQLVVITGAGRGIGLSTARHFVAAGAQVVIGDLDDDVAAKAAAQVGGGTVGLTVDVSDRASYAAFIDRARAVGTIDILVNNAGIMPLAPLTEESDEATDRIIDVNLRGVITGTKLVVPQMIQRGHGHVINIASAVGRIAVANGATYSASKYAVVGFSEAMRSELQPHGVDVSCILPTVVATELAAGVSATKGMRAAQPDDVAKAVVRVAQKPQFETWVPRHSKGIFYSSNALPRRLKDALGHAIGADRALSDVDADARAEYERRAARP
- a CDS encoding LON peptidase substrate-binding domain-containing protein; the protein is MQDLVELSMFPLGSVLFPAMPLPLRVFEDRYLQMLQDVLARESAEFGVVLIERGHEVGGGEQRFSTGTVAQVVEVGPADGFVSLVAQGGRRFEVVEWLPDDPYPRALVRLLPALEWDEQWRDRRDEVEELVRVTMARISEFEEQRWSSTIGLADEPLAALWQLAAIAPVGAYDQVSLLQATSVEGLLDAVATATQEAAELRLPD
- a CDS encoding ABC transporter ATP-binding protein; translation: MTSHDLRAQHLTLGYADSDIVSDLDVEIPDGKITVIVGANACGKSTLLRGLARLLRPRAGQVLLDGTSLHDMKSADVARVLGLLPQSPVAPDGITVGDLVGRGRYPHQGWFRRWSAEDDHAVAAALAATGTTDLEGRALSELSGGQRQRVWVAMALAQDTDLLLLDEPTTFLDINHQVELLDLLTDLNRESGKTIVLVLHDLNLACRYADHIIAMKKGSILAEGAPRDVIDAAVVTEVFGLACDVVPDPVSGTPMIVPRGRHHADRSVVEALA
- a CDS encoding FecCD family ABC transporter permease; the encoded protein is MTALLQPRATVRSGRQVRHRRSLVVTATLAVVAFALFVLTMMVGDYVVPPLDVIGSAFRLTDDPAVDFIVRDLRLPTAAAALAVGLALGISGFVFQKLLGNPLASPDFVGVSSGASLFAVTAIVLFGAGSLVVSASALAGALLAALAIYLLAWRDGISGYRFILIGIGVSQLLLSLVGYVITRADLYEAREAMTWLVGTVGQAGSGELRTLLVALLVLVPVALVLERPLRALELGDDTARALGSRVEVGRLALLAVSIVLIGFSTAVAGPIMFVALIAAPIAQRLTGPAGGVLAAGLVGAIIVLAADLVSEQLLPTSLPTGVITGLVGAPYLIWLLATVNREGRGG
- a CDS encoding FecCD family ABC transporter permease, whose amino-acid sequence is MTLTQPSAAAVPTAPRHRSRTALATGLLVLVGVLAVVCFFSITLGSRGVGLATIWRAFTDYDPSSASETVIREMRVPRTLIGLFAGAALGLSGVILQGVTRNPLADPGIMGINAGAAAFIVFGIMVLGTQDVSTYVWFAFAGAGLATVTVYGIASLGREGATPVKLALAGAAVTAVLTSVTSAIVMTNVEALNELRFWQVGSLAGRYFPVFWQTVPFLLVGLLVALGTGRALNGLALGEDLALALGQRVRLTRVVMFATVAVLCGAATAACGPIVFIGLVVPHVARLLCGPDYRWILPYTLLLTPTVLLLADILGRVAVAPGELQVGVVLGVLGAPAFIALVRYRNLAEL
- a CDS encoding 3-hydroxyacyl-CoA dehydrogenase NAD-binding domain-containing protein, translated to MTEAVRYEVEDGIVNLVLDDPDQSANTMNQAYTDAMAAAVDRLTQEIAEDADSIKGVIISSAKKTFFAGGDLKLMTQATPADAEALFANVEAIKATLRQLETSGKPVVAAINGAALGGGLEIALAAHHRIAVDGGYSIGLPEATLGLLPGGGGVTRTVRMFGLSDALMKFLLQGQQLKPSKALSEGLVDELVASQDELIPAAKAWIEANAANEEAATQPWDRKGYRMPGGLPSNPKLAAFLPAFPANLRKQTKGALYKAPRAIMSAAVEGAQVDFDTATRIESRYLVQLIVGQQFKNMTQAFFFDLGAINAGKSRPEGIAPTKAEKIAVIGAGMMGAGIAYVSAKAGFQVVLKDVSMEAAEKGKSYSQNLVDKAVSRGRLSQEKADELLARITPTDNYATLEGSDFVIEAVFESVKLKHEVFGELQKVVKPDALLGSNTSTLPITILADGVERPEDFIGIHFFSPVDKMPLVEIIAGEKTSDEAIARVIDYTKAIKKTPIVVGDSRGFFTSRVIGTFVNEGIGMLAEGVSPVSIERATTQAGFPAPVLQLSDELNLELMVKIRNESKAAVEEAGGTWEANAAEDIIDTMIEIGRPSRLKGAGFYEYVDGKRQGLWSGLAEKFPVADEQPPFEDLKERLTFIMSLETIKCLDEGVLRTTQDANIGSIFGIGFPAMQGGAIQYVNGYEAADGSIGVEAFTARAQELAQKYGERFTPPASLLEKAKNGEKFA
- a CDS encoding acetyl-CoA C-acetyltransferase, with the translated sequence MTEAFVYDAIRTPRGRGKKSGSLHEVKPISLVTGLIDEIRKRNPTLDTDGIEDVVLGCVSPVGDQGADIAKTAALAAGLPDTVAGVQLNRFCASGLEAVNQASARVRSGWEDLILAGGVESMSRVPMASDGGAWAMDPQTAFDTDFVPQGIGADLIATVEGYSREDVDAFAAESQARAAKAIANGYFKNSVIPVKDASGLTILDHDEFVREGTTVESLSKLPPSFAQIGDQGGFDSVALEKYHWIEKIDHVHHAGNSSGIVDGAGLVLVGSEAAGERHGLTPRARILSAAVSGSEPTIMLTGPGPASLKALERAGLSIGDIDLLEINEAFAAVALRLMKDLGGYPHDQTNVNGGSIAMGHPLGATGAMLISTLIDELERRDQRYGLATLCVGGGMGIATVIERIR
- a CDS encoding MerR family transcriptional regulator, yielding MTPPAETMSVEQLASRVGMSVRTVRFYAGRGLIPPPRREGRNGFYGPDHLARLELVKELQAHGFTLSAIEGYLENIPNDATPEQVAVHRTLLAPWMADRPEELDRAALELRAGRALSDDDIEMLVALGVVEPTPTEDVFRVAPAHLAVGIQFIETDMPIEVAHASRRIFDEAGRAVAREITEVFRTMWWPELRASGRPVEDITALIERFKPLTIQALVTAYETAVDESKRETVRRRAES
- a CDS encoding acyl-CoA dehydrogenase family protein; its protein translation is MQRGIYEADHDAFRDTVRAFCEKEIAPHHDQWEKDSIVPREIWEKAGALGLLGFMMPEEFGGGGMNDFRFNAIMSEEMIRIGASGVGFVLHTDLVSGYLLSYATEEQKQRWLPKFCTGETITAIAMTEPGTGSDLQAITTTAVRDGDHYVVNGAKTFISNGILADLVIVAVKTDPDAGAMGVSLIVLERGMEGFERGRNLDKMGLKAQDTAELFFDNVRVPVDNLLGEEGKGFIYLMEKLPQERLAISVGAIAATRAIIDMTLDYVKERKAFGKPIGSFQNSRFVLAELETEVQIGQAFVDKSIVALSKGELTIEEAAMGKWWTTELQNRAAAKCLQLHGGYGYMSEYPISKAYTDSRIQTIYGGTTEIMKEIIGRTMGL
- a CDS encoding CaiB/BaiF CoA transferase family protein produces the protein MTNSPPSGPLHGVRVVELVGIGPGPFAAMLLADLGADVIRVDRPGGNALQLGAADKDILGRGRPSVAIDLKNPRGVETVLDLVESADILIEGLRPGVTERLGLGPQECHARNPRLVYGRMTGWGQDGPLAQTAGHDINYISVAGALGAIGRAGGPPQVPLNLVGDFAGGSMYLVTGVLAALTHARATGEGQVIDAAITDGTAHLMSMIVAMQQSGSWSNHRGTNMLDTGTPFYDVFETSDGQWMSVGPLEPQFYAALIEGLGLTDAPGQYDFARWGELRQMLTETFASRTRAEWEQLFDGTDACVAPVLSIEEAYTHPHNVARGTYVERDGLTQPAPAPRFSATPATLTTPPERAGASTTAALNAWGIADVDQLIADGVAVQAD